From the genome of Ptychodera flava strain L36383 chromosome 20, AS_Pfla_20210202, whole genome shotgun sequence, one region includes:
- the LOC139120624 gene encoding dopamine receptor 1-like produces the protein MYGVNISSDVALNVVSTDGSGALTESSKFSFLESILIGFLLSLIIATSVIGNVLVCVAVCLDRRLHKTTYLFTVSLAMADLLVSILVMTFAVFNDLKGYWLFGMPFCNVWMSFDVMFSTASILNLCAISVDRYIHIKRPLKYHDWMTQKVALVMIVLVWVLSGLISFLPIQLGWTTPGEDEKTQGEEDILLSMESSTESGIMVCMLELNTTYAIVSSLISFYIPCLVMIVIYAHIYSAVRYHVRQIKSQHIPTVVENGGPQYSSQAQEVNDHKAAITLGFIMGTFLICWSPFFLMNIIASLCASCVSPILYATLTWLGYFNSTLNPIIYSIFNRDFREAFRRILRGLVCLNRQFGYREGYRVTTATNRVATATNRITFTRRYSTYVVAERVTTI, from the coding sequence ATGTATGGTGTTAACATTTCCAGCGATGTCGCGTTGAACGTTGTCTCCACCGATGGATCGGGAGCCCTGACCGAGTCGTCGAAGTTCTCATTTTTAGAGAGCATCCTAATAGGTTTTCTGTTGAGTCTGATAATTGCCACCTCCGTCATCGGTAATGTGCTGGTCTGTGTTGCTGTCTGCCTCGATCGGAGATTGCACAAGACAACTTACCTGTTCACGGTGTCTCTAGCCATGGCCGATCTCCTGGTGTCAATATTGGTGATGACCTTCGCCGTGTTCAATGATTTGAAGGGATACTGGCTTTTCGGAATGCCTTTTTGCAATGTATGGATGAGTTTCGACGTGATGTTTTCCACCGCGTCCATACTGAACCTCTGCGCCATCAGCGTGGACAGGTATATACACATCAAGAGGCCGCTCAAATACCACGACTGGATGACTCAGAAAGTTGCCTTAGTTATGATAGTGCTGGTGTGGGTGTTGTCGGGTTTGATTTCGTTCCTGCCCATCCAGCTCGGATGGACAACGCCGGGGGAGGACGAAAAGACCCAGGGGGAGGAGGACATTTTATTGAGTATGGAAAGTTCAACGGAGAGCGGAATAATGGTCTGTATGCTTGAATTGAATACCACTTACGCCATCGTATCATCGCTGATCAGTTTTTACATACCGTGCCTGGTAATGATCGTCATCTACGCTCACATTTACAGCGCAGTTCGCTACCATGTCAGACAGATCAAATCGCAGCATATACCCACCGTGGTGGAAAACGGCGGCCCTCAATACTCTTCGCAGGCCCAAGAAGTCAACGACCACAAAGCCGCCATCACGCTAGGTTTTATCATGGGAACCTTCCTCATATGTTGGAGTCCTTTCTTTCTGATGAATATCATAGCTTCCCTGTGTGCGTCTTGCGTCTCGCCCATTCTCTATGCAACGTTGACGTGGCTTGGGTACTTCAATTCCACTCTGAACCCTATCATATACAGTATCTTCAACAGGGACTTTCGCGAAGCCTTTCGGAGAATACTGCGTGGACTGGTGTGTCTGAACCGACAGTTTGGATATCGGGAGGGCTACCGGGTGACAACTGCCACCAATCGGGTCGCAACCGCCACCAATCGTATCACATTTACACGCCGATACAGTACGTACGTGGTAGCAGAGCGGGTCACCACTATTTGA